The following proteins come from a genomic window of Plectropomus leopardus isolate mb chromosome 11, YSFRI_Pleo_2.0, whole genome shotgun sequence:
- the adck2 gene encoding uncharacterized aarF domain-containing protein kinase 2 — translation MMAIFGARAVLLKLRYTFQKAGSTTGARLIQNSRACFTRRGQVLTQLPKVTLLCWGAVSASSCTATCQEATLPCQTTEKKFLARVQVHKLVFFLRLSLRAVVLLLKFGPLLLLSPLTLVSTRWASCWLDALLWVTETSGPTFIKLGQWASTRRDIFSHELCERFSKLHIKVRPHSWAHTKQCLQRAFGESWRRVLVFESKEPVGSGCVAQVYRGWAKADRVEDPAFQSLVEEMEKEDLLEAWEIPGLGGVARSLWQLWRGSGEEESYEERSYPKGKHEESSAEKEHLIPVAIKVIHPGVRRQVEIDLLLMKAGCWLLNCLPGLKWLSVCEIVDEFEKLMTKQIDLRFEARNIERFQENFRNVDYVRFPTTLRPFVTRTILVETFEESEPVSNYLSSEVPEEVKKKIARMGIETMLKMIFVDNFVHGDLHPGNILVQCRGPNPGSTDSTGISGEAHGKTTLTDLWDTVVVSIRPDPCPLQLVLLDAGIVAQLSDHDLANLKAVFTAVVLQQGERVAELFLNHARANECRDVPKFKKEMSQLVDQALSKSLSLGKFQVGDLLCRLFGLLIKHKVKLESNFASIVFAIMVLEGLGRSLDPNLDILDLVKPLLLKKCASMR, via the exons ATGATGGCCATCTTTGGAGCAAGAGCAGTCCTTCTCAAACTGAGGTACACTTTCCAGAAAGCAGGCTCCACTACTGGAGCCAGACTCATCCAGAACTCCAGGGCATGCTTTACTAGAAGAGGGCAGGTTTTAACCCAACTACCCAAGGTGACACTGCTGTGTTGGGGTGCAGTCAGTGCATCATCATGCACAGCCACATGCCAGGAAGCAACTCTTCCATGCCAAactactgaaaaaaagtttctagcCAGAGTCCAAGTGCACAAACTTGTATTTTTCCTCCGCCTCAGCCTTCGTGCAGTGGTGCTGCTCCTTAAATTTGGCCCCCTTCTCCTCCTGTCCCCTTTGACTCTGGTGTCCACTCGATGGGCATCCTGCTGGCTGGATGCTCTGCTATGGGTGACTGAAACATCTGGTCCCACTTTCATTAAGCTGGGGCAGTGGGCCAGCACCAGGCGGGACATCTTCTCACATGAGCTTTGTGAGCGTTTCTCCAAGCTTCACATAAAGGTGCGCCCTCACTCCTGGGCCCACACCAAGCAGTGCCTCCAGAGGGCTTTTggagagagctggaggagggTTTTGGTGTTTGAGAGCAAAGAGCCAGTGGGTTCCGGATGTGTGGCACAGGTGTACAGAGGCTGGGCAAAGGCGGACCGGGTGGAGGACCCAGCCTTCCAGTCACtggtggaggagatggagaaagaaGACTTGCTGGAAGCCTGGGAGATCCCTGGTCTGGGAGGAGTGGCGAGGTCTCTTTGGCAGCTCTGGAGGgggagtggagaggaggagagctaTGAGGAGAGAAGTTACCCAAAGGGGAAACATGAGGAGAGCAGCGCAGAGAAGGAGCATCTGATACCTGTGGCTATCAAG GTGATTCATCCAGGTGTGAGGAGGCAGGTGGAAATTGACCTACTGTTGATGAAAGCGGGCTGTTGGCTCTTGAACTGCCTGCCTGGACTCAAATGGCTCAGCGTGTGCGAGATTGTGGATGAGTTTGAGAAGCTCATGACCAAACAG ATTGATCTCCGTTTTGAAGCCAGGAACATCGAGCGTTTCCAGGAAAATTTCCGCAATGTGGATTATGTCAGATTCCCAACAACATTACGACCGTTTGTCACCAGGACCATTTTAGTGGAAACTTTTGAA GAGAGTGAACCTGTATCCAACTACCTGAGCTCCGAGGTCCctgaggaggtgaagaagaaaATTGCCAGGATGGGAATAGAGACCATGCTGAAGATG ATTTTTGTGGACAATTTTGTCCATGGGGATCTCCATCCTGGGAACATTCTGGTCCAGTGTCGAGGGCCTAATCCTGGTTCCACTGACAGTACTGGTATATCAGGGGAGGCCCATGGTAAGACCACTCTCACAGACTTGTGGGACACAGTGGTGGTCAGCATCAGGCCAGATCCGTGTCCTCTCCAGTTGGTGCTGCTGGACGCCGGCATTGTAGCGCAGCTCAGCGACCATGATCTTGCCAACCTCAAGGCTGTCTTCACGGCTGTGGTGCTGCAACAG GGTGAGCGAGTGGCAGAGTTGTTCCTGAATCACGCTCGGGCCAATGAGTGCAGAGACGTGCCAAAGTTTAAGAAGGAGATGTCCCAGCTGGTGGACCAGGCCCTCAGCAAATCCCTCTCTCTGGGAAAA TTCCAAGTGGGTGATTTGCTCTGCAGACTCTTTGGTCTACTCATCAAACACAAG GTGAAGCTGGAGAGTAATTTTGCCTCCATTGTGTTTGCCATCATGGTGCTGGAGGGTCTCGGCAGGTCACTTGATCCGAACTTGGACATCCTGGATTTGGTCAAACCCCTGCTGCTAAAGAAATGTGCCTCGATgcgatga